The Cellulomonas sp. P24 genome contains a region encoding:
- a CDS encoding nitroreductase family deazaflavin-dependent oxidoreductase codes for MGLSRTQLMFVALHKGVYRATRGRLLGRFGHLEQVLLSTTGRVSGQTRTTPLAATPDGDRLILIASNNGGDAHPAWYLNLVAHPEVTVQRGAQVLAMTARTAEGAERERLWALAVKNNPGYARYESRTSRRIPVVVCEAVAARE; via the coding sequence ATGGGACTGAGTCGTACGCAGCTGATGTTCGTCGCCCTCCACAAGGGTGTGTACCGGGCCACGCGTGGGCGTCTGCTCGGGCGGTTCGGTCACCTCGAGCAGGTGCTCCTCAGCACCACCGGTCGCGTCAGCGGACAGACGCGCACGACGCCCCTCGCCGCGACGCCCGACGGCGACCGGCTGATCCTCATCGCGTCCAACAACGGCGGCGACGCCCACCCCGCCTGGTACCTCAACCTCGTCGCGCACCCCGAGGTGACGGTGCAGCGCGGGGCCCAGGTGCTCGCCATGACGGCCCGCACCGCCGAGGGTGCCGAGCGTGAACGGCTCTGGGCGCTCGCGGTGAAGAACAACCCGGGATACGCACGGTACGAGTCGCGCACGTCGCGGCGGATCCCGGTCGTCGTGTGCGAGGCGGTCGCCGCTCGCGAGTAA
- a CDS encoding excalibur calcium-binding domain-containing protein, which yields MLALLGGCRADAGATTPTAVLTSTSRVASPTVAAPVPTTAPPEPTPTEATPTESAPAPEPPAAAPAPAPAPAAAPPPAPAPAEAPAPAPAVNTDPRFPTCKAAIKAGYGPYRQGIDPEYDWYRDADHDGIDCER from the coding sequence ATGCTGGCGCTTCTGGGCGGGTGTCGCGCCGACGCGGGAGCGACGACGCCGACGGCGGTTCTGACGTCGACGTCGCGGGTGGCGAGTCCGACCGTTGCGGCCCCGGTCCCGACCACCGCACCGCCCGAGCCAACGCCGACCGAGGCGACGCCCACCGAGAGCGCTCCCGCGCCTGAGCCTCCGGCCGCCGCGCCGGCACCCGCGCCCGCGCCGGCTGCGGCACCCCCGCCCGCACCGGCTCCGGCCGAGGCCCCGGCACCTGCTCCGGCGGTGAACACCGACCCCCGGTTCCCGACCTGCAAGGCCGCGATCAAGGCCGGGTACGGCCCGTACCGCCAGGGCATCGATCCCGAGTACGACTGGTACCGCGACGCCGATCACGACGGCATCGACTGCGAGCGCTGA